One genomic region from Hirundo rustica isolate bHirRus1 chromosome 5, bHirRus1.pri.v3, whole genome shotgun sequence encodes:
- the MED28 gene encoding mediator of RNA polymerase II transcription subunit 28, with translation MAGALGGMFGSQAPGPPPPGPPGPPGLIPPPAGPRNPNNTLVDELEASFEACFASLVSQDYVNGTDQEEIRTGVDQCIQKFLDVARQTECFFLQKRLQLSVQKPEQVIKEDVSELRNELQRKEALIQKHLSKLRHWQQVLEDISVQHKKPAEMPQGPLAYLEQASANIPAPMKQT, from the exons aTGGCGGGCGCGCTGGGCGGCATGTTCGGCTCCCaggcgccggggccgccgccgccggggccgcccggcccgcccggccTCATCCCGccgcccgcggggccgcgcAACCCCAACAACACGCTGGTGGACGAGCTGGAAGCGTCCTTCGAG GCCTGCTTCGCTTCGCTGGTGAGCCAGGACTACGTGAACGGCACGGACCAGGAGGAGATCCGCACCG GTGTTGACCAGTGCATCCAAAAGTTTCTGGATGTTGCAAGACAAACTGAATGCTTTTTTCTACAAAAAAGACTGCAGCTGTCAGTCCAGAAACCTGAACAAGTAATTAAAGAG GATGTTTCAGAATTAAGAAATGAATTGCAGAGAAAAGAAGCGTTAATTCAGAAGCATTTGAGTAAACTGCGACACTGGCAACAGGTCCTGGAAGACATCAGTGTACAGCACAAAAAGCCTGCAGAAATGCCTCAAGGTCCATTAGCTTACCTAGAACAAGCATCTGCGAATATTCCTGCTCCAATGAAGCAAACATAA
- the FAM184B gene encoding protein FAM184B isoform X1 — protein MASGINSIHQPGTCNGSKAARSSSAEECSREMHVKMCKKIAQLTKVIYALNTKNDEHEDSIQALREAHEEEIQNILAETRETILQCKSKVEEEQLLRKHIQALEIAVAQHKRLKEEALAELVLCKKQAEEKESRTEVKQAQTGLSTHTVDTNAGFENKLLHLNQEFDGLLNECKAFRGENLDKKANLDEKCSVERRTVINEMEDLKGENQKTTEEYTQKTRKLQAPCETEKETLKNAMQQSAIETNCQQREKEQKKSSETEQGFLLRQVKKLEADLEEKNQKINERKKHSQKLKEQIQDLQTQLDEFKRKSECELKQLEKEKEVLTGKLQNSSLEVAQLKQILEQQANNFKESLKKHNLQSNKEKEKLLQDLQNTIKENQNVKQQLEASHQKVLKMLEKSKNQELKETEERLKKEFNETFKIQHQSHRLEIQTLEEKAKKKLHYELEQIQKQQTLLLGSLRMELSEQQTSCTNLKKQIEELQMELRSVRTLKKQQEGSSQSQIRSLHDELEKCQSEISELKKENLLLKDTMELLSAELESQKQEAVQLQDRDKQHRRLKELEEKSRKWESRPEDTHLINCLQDKLSDREEMIKQLVEERKCQHSLSANTESYRNRSFSFNPNTACLTPSMKQKKKTVEAPSRVVSVPNLASYAKSFLSCDLRSKRSAPQITKSTSLDRSPGCLRVGSPSTQSSDSSAATRTRGDQPPQTKDDQKQDPQHQEWFTKFFSF, from the exons GTGATATATGCCCTGAATACTAAGAATGATGAACATGAGGACAGTATACAGGCTCTGAGAGAGGCTCATGAAGAagaaattcagaatattcttGCTGAGACCAGAGAAACAATTCTCCAGTGTAAAAGCAAAGTTGAGGAAGAACAGTTACTGAGAAAGCATATTCAGGCCCTTGAAATTGCAGTAGCACAACACAAGAGATTGAAGGAAGAAGCCTTGGCAGAGTTAGTATTGTGtaaaaagcaagcagaagagAAGGAGTCAAGAACAGAAGTGAAGCAAGCACAGACAGGCCTTTCTACACACACAGTAGATACCAATGCAGGCTTTGAAAACAAACTTTTACATTTAAATCAGGAGTTTGATGGACTGCTAAATGAATGCAAAGCATTTAGAGGAGAAAATCTagataaaaaagcaaatttagatGAAAAATGTAGTGTGGAAAGACGCACTGTAATAAATGAGATGGAAGACCTGAAGGGCGAGAACCAGAAAACCACTGAAGAATATactcagaaaacaagaaaactgCAAGCCCCTtgtgagacagaaaaagagactTTGAAAAATGCCATGCAGCAATCTGCGATAGAAACAAACTgtcagcaaagagaaaaagagcaaaagaagaGCTCAGAGACTGAGCAAGGTTTTTTGCTGCGGCAGGTAAAGAAGCTGGAAGCAGACCTAGAGGAGAAAAACCAGAAGATAAATGAGAGAAAGAAGCATTCCCAGAAGCTGAAGGAGCAAATACAG GACCTCCAGACACAGCTAgatgaatttaaaagaaaatctgagtGTGAACTGAAGCAActagagaaagagaaagaagttcTAACTGGGAAACTTCAAAACTCTTCACTGGAG GTGGCTCAGCTGAAGCAAATATTAGAACAACAAGCAAATAATTTCAAGGAGTCACTTAAGAAACATAATCTACAGTctaacaaagaaaaagagaagctttTGCAGGATCTTCAAAACACCATtaaggaaaaccaaaatgttaAACAGCAGTTGGAGGCATCACATCAAAAAGTCTTAAAAATGttggagaaaagcaaaaatcaggAACTCAAG GAGACAGAAGAACGtttgaaaaaggaatttaatgAGACTTTCAAGATCCAACATCAGTCTCATAGGCTGGAAATACAAAccttggaagaaaaagcaaagaaaaaattacattatgaACTTGAGCAGATACAGAAGCAGCAAACCCTGTTGCTAG GATCTCTAAGGATGGAACTCTCTGAGCAACAGACATCATGCACAAACCTAAAGAAACAAATAGAAGAGCTACAAATGGAGCTGAGGAGTGTGAGGACACTGAAGAAACAACAG GAAGGAAGTAGCCAAAGCCAGATCAGATCTCTTCACGATGAACTGGAAAAATGTCAGAGTGAAATTTCTGAACTCAAGAAAGAGAATTTACTTTTGAAAGACACAATGGAGCTACTCAGTGCTGAGTTGGAATCACAGAAGCAAGAAGCTGTGCAGCTTCAGGATAGAGATAAACAGCATAGAAG ACTTAAAGAATTAGAAGAAAAGTCAAGAAAGTGGGAGTCCAGGCCTGAAGATACACATCTTATAAACTGTCTGCAAGACAAATTAAGTGACAGAGAAGAGATGATCAAGCAGCTGGTG gaagaaagaaagtGTCAGCATTCACTATCAGCCAACACAGAATCTTACAGGAATCGGTCATTTTCTTTCAACCCTAACACAGCGTGCCTGACTCCCTCCATGAAG cagaagaagaaaacGGTCGAGGCGCCCAGTCGTGTTGTGAGTGTTCCGAATTTAGCTTCCTACGCAAAGAGCTTTTTGAGCTGTGACTTAAGATCAAAAAGAAGTGCTCCTCAAATAACAAAATCTACAAGCTTAGACCGGAGTCCTGGCTGCCTCAGGGTGGGCTCTCCATCAACACAGTCCTCAGACAGCAGTGCTGCCACAAG GACACGTGGCGATCAACCACCACAAACCAAAGATGACCAAAAGCAAGACCCTCAGCATCAAGAATGGTTTACtaagtttttttcattttaa
- the FAM184B gene encoding protein FAM184B isoform X2 — MASGINSIHQPGTCNGSKAARSSSAEECSREMHVKMCKKIAQLTKVIYALNTKNDEHEDSIQALREAHEEEIQNILAETRETILQCKSKVEEEQLLRKHIQALEIAVAQHKRLKEEALAELVLCKKQAEEKESRTEVKQAQTGLSTHTVDTNAGFENKLLHLNQEFDGLLNECKAFRGENLDKKANLDEKCSVERRTVINEMEDLKGENQKTTEEYTQKTRKLQAPCETEKETLKNAMQQSAIETNCQQREKEQKKSSETEQGFLLRQVKKLEADLEEKNQKINERKKHSQKLKEQIQDLQTQLDEFKRKSECELKQLEKEKEVLTGKLQNSSLEVAQLKQILEQQANNFKESLKKHNLQSNKEKEKLLQDLQNTIKENQNVKQQLEASHQKVLKMLEKSKNQELKETEERLKKEFNETFKIQHQSHRLEIQTLEEKAKKKLHYELEQIQKQQTLLLGSLRMELSEQQTSCTNLKKQIEELQMELRSVRTLKKQQEGSSQSQIRSLHDELEKCQSEISELKKENLLLKDTMELLSAELESQKQEAVQLQDRDKQHRRLKELEEKSRKWESRPEDTHLINCLQDKLSDREEMIKQLVEERKCQHSLSANTESYRNRSFSFNPNTACLTPSMKKKKTVEAPSRVVSVPNLASYAKSFLSCDLRSKRSAPQITKSTSLDRSPGCLRVGSPSTQSSDSSAATRTRGDQPPQTKDDQKQDPQHQEWFTKFFSF; from the exons GTGATATATGCCCTGAATACTAAGAATGATGAACATGAGGACAGTATACAGGCTCTGAGAGAGGCTCATGAAGAagaaattcagaatattcttGCTGAGACCAGAGAAACAATTCTCCAGTGTAAAAGCAAAGTTGAGGAAGAACAGTTACTGAGAAAGCATATTCAGGCCCTTGAAATTGCAGTAGCACAACACAAGAGATTGAAGGAAGAAGCCTTGGCAGAGTTAGTATTGTGtaaaaagcaagcagaagagAAGGAGTCAAGAACAGAAGTGAAGCAAGCACAGACAGGCCTTTCTACACACACAGTAGATACCAATGCAGGCTTTGAAAACAAACTTTTACATTTAAATCAGGAGTTTGATGGACTGCTAAATGAATGCAAAGCATTTAGAGGAGAAAATCTagataaaaaagcaaatttagatGAAAAATGTAGTGTGGAAAGACGCACTGTAATAAATGAGATGGAAGACCTGAAGGGCGAGAACCAGAAAACCACTGAAGAATATactcagaaaacaagaaaactgCAAGCCCCTtgtgagacagaaaaagagactTTGAAAAATGCCATGCAGCAATCTGCGATAGAAACAAACTgtcagcaaagagaaaaagagcaaaagaagaGCTCAGAGACTGAGCAAGGTTTTTTGCTGCGGCAGGTAAAGAAGCTGGAAGCAGACCTAGAGGAGAAAAACCAGAAGATAAATGAGAGAAAGAAGCATTCCCAGAAGCTGAAGGAGCAAATACAG GACCTCCAGACACAGCTAgatgaatttaaaagaaaatctgagtGTGAACTGAAGCAActagagaaagagaaagaagttcTAACTGGGAAACTTCAAAACTCTTCACTGGAG GTGGCTCAGCTGAAGCAAATATTAGAACAACAAGCAAATAATTTCAAGGAGTCACTTAAGAAACATAATCTACAGTctaacaaagaaaaagagaagctttTGCAGGATCTTCAAAACACCATtaaggaaaaccaaaatgttaAACAGCAGTTGGAGGCATCACATCAAAAAGTCTTAAAAATGttggagaaaagcaaaaatcaggAACTCAAG GAGACAGAAGAACGtttgaaaaaggaatttaatgAGACTTTCAAGATCCAACATCAGTCTCATAGGCTGGAAATACAAAccttggaagaaaaagcaaagaaaaaattacattatgaACTTGAGCAGATACAGAAGCAGCAAACCCTGTTGCTAG GATCTCTAAGGATGGAACTCTCTGAGCAACAGACATCATGCACAAACCTAAAGAAACAAATAGAAGAGCTACAAATGGAGCTGAGGAGTGTGAGGACACTGAAGAAACAACAG GAAGGAAGTAGCCAAAGCCAGATCAGATCTCTTCACGATGAACTGGAAAAATGTCAGAGTGAAATTTCTGAACTCAAGAAAGAGAATTTACTTTTGAAAGACACAATGGAGCTACTCAGTGCTGAGTTGGAATCACAGAAGCAAGAAGCTGTGCAGCTTCAGGATAGAGATAAACAGCATAGAAG ACTTAAAGAATTAGAAGAAAAGTCAAGAAAGTGGGAGTCCAGGCCTGAAGATACACATCTTATAAACTGTCTGCAAGACAAATTAAGTGACAGAGAAGAGATGATCAAGCAGCTGGTG gaagaaagaaagtGTCAGCATTCACTATCAGCCAACACAGAATCTTACAGGAATCGGTCATTTTCTTTCAACCCTAACACAGCGTGCCTGACTCCCTCCATGAAG aagaagaaaacGGTCGAGGCGCCCAGTCGTGTTGTGAGTGTTCCGAATTTAGCTTCCTACGCAAAGAGCTTTTTGAGCTGTGACTTAAGATCAAAAAGAAGTGCTCCTCAAATAACAAAATCTACAAGCTTAGACCGGAGTCCTGGCTGCCTCAGGGTGGGCTCTCCATCAACACAGTCCTCAGACAGCAGTGCTGCCACAAG GACACGTGGCGATCAACCACCACAAACCAAAGATGACCAAAAGCAAGACCCTCAGCATCAAGAATGGTTTACtaagtttttttcattttaa
- the FAM184B gene encoding protein FAM184B isoform X3, with protein sequence MQGIPTCNLDGDSESCSHSTAVSVFEKVIYALNTKNDEHEDSIQALREAHEEEIQNILAETRETILQCKSKVEEEQLLRKHIQALEIAVAQHKRLKEEALAELVLCKKQAEEKESRTEVKQAQTGLSTHTVDTNAGFENKLLHLNQEFDGLLNECKAFRGENLDKKANLDEKCSVERRTVINEMEDLKGENQKTTEEYTQKTRKLQAPCETEKETLKNAMQQSAIETNCQQREKEQKKSSETEQGFLLRQVKKLEADLEEKNQKINERKKHSQKLKEQIQDLQTQLDEFKRKSECELKQLEKEKEVLTGKLQNSSLEVAQLKQILEQQANNFKESLKKHNLQSNKEKEKLLQDLQNTIKENQNVKQQLEASHQKVLKMLEKSKNQELKETEERLKKEFNETFKIQHQSHRLEIQTLEEKAKKKLHYELEQIQKQQTLLLGSLRMELSEQQTSCTNLKKQIEELQMELRSVRTLKKQQEGSSQSQIRSLHDELEKCQSEISELKKENLLLKDTMELLSAELESQKQEAVQLQDRDKQHRRLKELEEKSRKWESRPEDTHLINCLQDKLSDREEMIKQLVEERKCQHSLSANTESYRNRSFSFNPNTACLTPSMKQKKKTVEAPSRVVSVPNLASYAKSFLSCDLRSKRSAPQITKSTSLDRSPGCLRVGSPSTQSSDSSAATRTRGDQPPQTKDDQKQDPQHQEWFTKFFSF encoded by the exons GTGATATATGCCCTGAATACTAAGAATGATGAACATGAGGACAGTATACAGGCTCTGAGAGAGGCTCATGAAGAagaaattcagaatattcttGCTGAGACCAGAGAAACAATTCTCCAGTGTAAAAGCAAAGTTGAGGAAGAACAGTTACTGAGAAAGCATATTCAGGCCCTTGAAATTGCAGTAGCACAACACAAGAGATTGAAGGAAGAAGCCTTGGCAGAGTTAGTATTGTGtaaaaagcaagcagaagagAAGGAGTCAAGAACAGAAGTGAAGCAAGCACAGACAGGCCTTTCTACACACACAGTAGATACCAATGCAGGCTTTGAAAACAAACTTTTACATTTAAATCAGGAGTTTGATGGACTGCTAAATGAATGCAAAGCATTTAGAGGAGAAAATCTagataaaaaagcaaatttagatGAAAAATGTAGTGTGGAAAGACGCACTGTAATAAATGAGATGGAAGACCTGAAGGGCGAGAACCAGAAAACCACTGAAGAATATactcagaaaacaagaaaactgCAAGCCCCTtgtgagacagaaaaagagactTTGAAAAATGCCATGCAGCAATCTGCGATAGAAACAAACTgtcagcaaagagaaaaagagcaaaagaagaGCTCAGAGACTGAGCAAGGTTTTTTGCTGCGGCAGGTAAAGAAGCTGGAAGCAGACCTAGAGGAGAAAAACCAGAAGATAAATGAGAGAAAGAAGCATTCCCAGAAGCTGAAGGAGCAAATACAG GACCTCCAGACACAGCTAgatgaatttaaaagaaaatctgagtGTGAACTGAAGCAActagagaaagagaaagaagttcTAACTGGGAAACTTCAAAACTCTTCACTGGAG GTGGCTCAGCTGAAGCAAATATTAGAACAACAAGCAAATAATTTCAAGGAGTCACTTAAGAAACATAATCTACAGTctaacaaagaaaaagagaagctttTGCAGGATCTTCAAAACACCATtaaggaaaaccaaaatgttaAACAGCAGTTGGAGGCATCACATCAAAAAGTCTTAAAAATGttggagaaaagcaaaaatcaggAACTCAAG GAGACAGAAGAACGtttgaaaaaggaatttaatgAGACTTTCAAGATCCAACATCAGTCTCATAGGCTGGAAATACAAAccttggaagaaaaagcaaagaaaaaattacattatgaACTTGAGCAGATACAGAAGCAGCAAACCCTGTTGCTAG GATCTCTAAGGATGGAACTCTCTGAGCAACAGACATCATGCACAAACCTAAAGAAACAAATAGAAGAGCTACAAATGGAGCTGAGGAGTGTGAGGACACTGAAGAAACAACAG GAAGGAAGTAGCCAAAGCCAGATCAGATCTCTTCACGATGAACTGGAAAAATGTCAGAGTGAAATTTCTGAACTCAAGAAAGAGAATTTACTTTTGAAAGACACAATGGAGCTACTCAGTGCTGAGTTGGAATCACAGAAGCAAGAAGCTGTGCAGCTTCAGGATAGAGATAAACAGCATAGAAG ACTTAAAGAATTAGAAGAAAAGTCAAGAAAGTGGGAGTCCAGGCCTGAAGATACACATCTTATAAACTGTCTGCAAGACAAATTAAGTGACAGAGAAGAGATGATCAAGCAGCTGGTG gaagaaagaaagtGTCAGCATTCACTATCAGCCAACACAGAATCTTACAGGAATCGGTCATTTTCTTTCAACCCTAACACAGCGTGCCTGACTCCCTCCATGAAG cagaagaagaaaacGGTCGAGGCGCCCAGTCGTGTTGTGAGTGTTCCGAATTTAGCTTCCTACGCAAAGAGCTTTTTGAGCTGTGACTTAAGATCAAAAAGAAGTGCTCCTCAAATAACAAAATCTACAAGCTTAGACCGGAGTCCTGGCTGCCTCAGGGTGGGCTCTCCATCAACACAGTCCTCAGACAGCAGTGCTGCCACAAG GACACGTGGCGATCAACCACCACAAACCAAAGATGACCAAAAGCAAGACCCTCAGCATCAAGAATGGTTTACtaagtttttttcattttaa